A window of Nymphalis io chromosome 18, ilAglIoxx1.1, whole genome shotgun sequence genomic DNA:
cgcaggagatattatagttgtGTGACAGTTGTACTCCCGGTTCCCTATGTGATAACTACCTTTATCATTTCCTTttttaactcaaaaactatgAATTTGTTTTCAGGTGTCAGCAATAACGTTTCGGCTGCGATATCTCTGGTGTCAGAGCATGGCGCAAACAACTTCGCAACGATACGAACAACCAGTATCGTGACCAAACAACAAAAAGAACACAATCAGGTTTTTACGAATTTGATTACCGTTTGATTAAACCTAATGGCGGTATTGTATTTGGCGTAGCGTGTTTGCATTCATTTGTGTTTTCTActgttttaatacttttttttggaTTAATTAGATtgcaatattttgatatattttactatattgcGGACTCAGTTCTATTTGCAGAAGATGTGTATGTAATTTTTGTGCATATACCAAGTTTTTGGTCTTAAAATGCTAAGTAAAGTACAGTGCTGCTCTGaaacaatgttaaataaaaatcgacGTTATTGTTACTTTCGAATATCTCGTATTCCCTTCCTATAAACAATCATGTTCGCAGGAGATGCACGAGCAGATGTCGGGCTACAAGCGCATGCGACGAGAGCACCAGGCGGCGCTGCTGAAGCTGGAGGAGCGCTGCAAGGCCGACGTGGAGGCGCACAAGGCGCAGCTCGACCGCGAGTACGACTCCTTGCTGCAGCAGCTCTGCAGGGAGCTGGAGCGCCTGCAGGTACGCCCACTTACTGATCGTACTTTATTAAGACATTCTGGTACGAAATTACGATATTGAACTAAAATCCTTTAGTTTTGGATTTTACCCTAATCTTTTCGTTAGTTTAGTTTAATGTCATGTCAGTAGaaaaatatgttacatatttttcttttccttCAATTTTAATAgactaaataaaaatgagacTTATttcttcattatatttaatgaacaaaAAGTTCAGAGCTTTATTGTCCTCAGTTGATTTAACCTATTTGTTTAGTAGTAGAATAacgagaaaaaaatacatattttcagaCGAAACATGCTCAAGAACTTGAGCGAAAATCTAAGCAGAATACAGCAGCAGAAAAGAAACTCATTAAGGATATAACAGCACGCCAGGAACAAGAGCGGAAAGCCTTCGAAACGCAACGCAAGCGCGAGTACAAGGCTAACAAGGAGAGATGGAAAAAGGAACTCAGTATGGACGACGCCACGCCTAAGAGGCAGAGGGATGCTACATTACAGTAAGTGTCGTTTgtctttactttattttttataaaacattgtgctatttgaatataatttattttcgacATAAACTTCATTCGATAAATACATTCAGGATTTAGTGCTTTTAAATATCTAAAGACCTAGATTTAAGTTGtgcttatgtaattaaaataacatttcgcTTGGGactaattcaattgtattaacTAGTTACTGTTTTTGTTATTACTACagcaatgtttaatttataatttagctTTACAACATTTGTTAGAATTTTAATTGTCCGAGAAAATGATGACATATGAATCCCACTACATCTCAATGATATGGACTAACCTATTTACgtcattaaataacttaataatactGTTTGaattattatcgaattatataTGTTGTCCTTATTGTATCACTTTTTAAACTGTCTATCTGGTGTTCTGACAGGTCCCAGAAGGACAACCTGAAGCAAGCGGAGGCGGCGGAGGAGGCGCGACTGGTCCGGTCGCAGCGCGAGTACCTCGAGCTCGAACTGCGTCGCTTCCGGCGTCGCCGCATGTTAGCGCTGCACCACAAGGAGCAGGAGCTGCTCAGAGAGGTACGCCGCGACCAGCCGCACCTTGGGATGGCAGACCTGTTAGTTAGCGATAGACATGCTTCAACAATACAAAACATGATAgtataaacataacattatttacaaGATTCATCAACtaaacttaaaaatgtcttgCATTCTTGATTATTGATATACAGTTCGAGATGACGTTTTACCTTTtcgtaatataattgtatattaaattatagaagTTATTGTAGGAACTAAACAAGCGACAAACGCAACTAGAGCAGGCACATGCGATGTTGTTACGTCATCACGAAAAGACACAAGAGCTGGAGTACAGACAGCAGAAGGGCGTGCATGCATTAAGGTAACATTAATGTATTTTCCACCATTCTACGGAAGAAAAACAGATTGTATCGCATgtaaacaaaaagtatttattccaatgacacttatttttatttttttttattatacctatttaaactatttggttactatattttataaatgaattatttttaagaaaagaaaatgtataaaagaCATATATAATACGCGCATACTCTGAACTAAGTTGACCGGACTATACTGGAAtgccaataaaaaatttttacCAGTTCGCATTCGCTCCTGAGATTAATTAGGAGCGCACTTCGTTCCAAGGGGTGTAAGGAGGAACTATTGTTTAGAAAAGTCATATTTTATGTCATTTGCAGTGTGATAAAATTGTTGTTTGGTAATCATTCTAAACTATGTGaaacatttgttatatttactttgtaaatacCTGCTTGACTATTTTTAGGcaacatataaaatatgatttaattccATTGGCATATTTAAGTTAGCCCTGCTCTTgtctacaaaatatataatcatatatttccATTTTTCCTTCTTTTGATTTTGAAGTGTTTATAAACTTGtctgtattttcttttatatagttCAAGTCACAACTGTTGTctctaaatatttctgaagTAATCTACTTGATTTACCCTCCTTAATTCTTGATAGAATAGGCTGTACGGTTGCCATGCGTATGGtattgtaaatatcccacttaTGGGCCTTTTATGAGCATCTGCATGAAATGGTTGACTACATTTTCCTTTTAAGTTTCATGAAGAATTCATTATTTACGAAAATCTTATTGCGTGTTATGTTAAAAGTCAATTAGCCTTATgaagatttaaatgttttttacacaatgtaaacaataaaattttgatttaagctgtatacataatgtaattaaaattgtaacacTATTTACAAAGAGAGGAACAACTAGCCAACCAGCATGCGACGGAGTTAGCCAATCAACGCGACTACATGCAGCGCGCCGAACACGAGCTACGTAAGAAACACGCACTTCAATTAAAACAGCAACCTAAGAGCTTGAAGGTAAgattgtgtttaatattttggaTTCCAACTGGAGACCGAGATTTGCCGTGGCTATAATTTGGGAGAATTTAGCCATAGTTGCAGTAAAAAAACAGccacgtattatatatatattcgaagcTGAACAATTTCATGAATTACCTTTGTTCATTTTCATAGCAAAAAGAGATGCAGATACGCAAGCAGTTCCGTGAAACATGCAAGATTCAGACTCGCCAGTACAAAGCGCTCAAAGCGCAGATATTGCAGATGACACCTAAGGTACACCTATTTACATTACGAATTCTTATAACAAAAACGTTTCATTTATTAatcattgtttattaataattgttagctcaaaataaatttgtttaacttgcttatttttttctaaactaAGCTtagcaattttaataaaaacataattgaaataaatttaaatttcgtaaCTGGTGGCAATTATTTCGtacaaatataactttaaaattaaaggctttttattgtgttgtttatttagtataaaaatatttgagtatgtttaaaaaaatagattggGATAAAACAGGTAATAAGAAAATTCTGATTAGATCATGTGAATTTTTAATTAcgatatcttaatataattaggAGCAACAAAAAGAAGTAATAAAATCGCTTAAAGATGAAAAACGTCGCAAGCTTGTGCTTCTTGGAGAACAGTATGATCAGAGCATTAGTGAGATGCTGCAGAAACAGACTGTACGTCTCGATGAAAGTCAGATGGTAAGTTCATAATTATGGCTTATAGCCTTAACAAAGCATTTATCTAAAATTCTAAATATCAAAAACACATACTGCGATTcgtcttattaatattatttcatcgaatttttacgtataaaattaactataacaaaatgagaatattgtatattatttaatagattttatctTACACATTATATAATTCCAGATGGAGTGCCAGCAGCTCAAGATGCAGCTCGGACACGAGCTGGATATGTTGACAGCATATCAGAGCAAGAGCAAGATGCAGGCCGAGGCGCAGCGCAACCGCGAGCGCCGCGAGCTGGAGGAGCGCGTCGCCGTGCGCCGCGCGCTGCTCGAGCAGAAGGTAGCCATTACATCTATATTTTGCTGCATTTGGTTAAACGTGTTAATCTCAGGTCTACTACATTATATTACGTTAGATGAAACACGTACATTTATTGATGAAAGTCTGTCGTCGGATATTACATTTATGTATCCTTCTTATGTAAGCGAGAGATATGTGGACTCCTGGTCACTTACTAGACTACCCTCTAAGAACCACGACGGAATCACGTCGTCAACGAATCACCGACGTCACCTCACAAAACACTTATAGCTAGCCTGCTTCTGTGGGCTTCCTTTAccttgattgtttttttatttttaaattgttatacaaGTAATATGTGAAAGATAAACAGCCTAATAGTCAATGTACAATTCAACACTTGTGTTTAATGTTTTCCAGATGGAGTCTGAGTGCGCGCAGTTCGTAGCGGAACGAGCCGAACGTACTCGCATGTTGCACGAGCGTCACGAGCGTGAGCTCGAACATTTCGACAACGAAAGCGCACGCCTTGGCTTCAGGTTAATTTTTACCACTATTACacgtgattttaaatttaataagcttGGAATGAAAGTCTAAATAATTCAGAAGAcatatataatctaatttaatattaattattgcagCGCAATGGCCATTGCGGAAGGTAGCCGGGAGGGTTACGGCGAAGAGGAACAATCTTTGTCCGGTTCCATGCTGTCGCTCGCGCACAGCAACTCCTCCGCAAGCTTCCCCGCCGGATCGCtgtaacacacatacacacacacacacacacacacaccgcTCAACATACGATCGCACCCCGATCTCCTCTCATACCCACCATATACGCTTACACATTTTCCGGTTAGCGCTGTCGCTAGTAGTGGTTGTAGATTTTGACACTTGTCTaagaaagtattataaaataaatatatagcttTATTCGTAGATTTTCAGCAATCCCTTTAGGATTCTGCGTATAGTATTAATGTGGATGACTTTCAGTGATTTTAAaatgcataatttttttatactgttTTGAGGATGTACAAACAGTATGCTTATAAAAGGCTTATTATACAGAATATAAGCAAAaatgagttatattttttttttacattggcGATCTTACAAATTAGACGaggttttaatatgtaatagcTAAAATgctttcatacatttttaaatataatatacatactaaCTGAGGGTGTTTTGACGGAACatgtataaaaagaagaagtcgatttttatcaattttgtaaatacattaaaagatGTAGATACAAGTGTTGACATCTTCATTATTTTATCgctcaaataaatttatttacaaaggcACAATGTAACAAAACTGAAACCGAGACATTGAATACAAGTCTTTCATTGTTTTAACAGAAGGTCATAAAAATAGTCAACAgagatttagatattttaactatcattaaaaaaatatattaaataaggaaAGGTCAAAGTATATTTTAGAATACTTAGCGACAGCGCATCAtttcataatacattttatttataactgagACTGTCTAGCCCTCccgttgtcaggtttccatttTATTCGACGAAATATAGCGACgcgcaatataaaatattatttatttttaaagactaattcattatttgaatttattctataattatcacaaattgaattaaacaCGACGATATTTTCACTTAATTGTGAATTTTATAGATAAGTAtaacataatatgaaaaatatgttgcttattattttttgttaataattatatttatgttattgtaaGTCTTCCAAAAAATACGACAGTATTTAAATTAGCCAATATATAGGGCCCGGGAGGGCGTTtcctatactattaaaatattaagtttatagcactccaaattaattaattctgtaAATGAAAGCATTAGTATGTTTCTAAcactagaattttttttttaattgaattatataaataatatgaaaattatatatatatgacaacaATATTTGCAATAAGTTATACTGCATTTAAATGCTCAGTGTCGAAAcacaattataaaagaaaacttattgCCGTAAGACCACTTAGTCTTAGAAACATATTTGTGCAGGAATAAATGATAATTGTatgttaataaaagtttattcgcGATATGTACCGAGAGCGTGTTTATTGATAACAGTGACATGAGTATGAATGAGCCGCTTATTAGAAGTTTTACTCAGAACGATACTTGGCTCTGTTGATTTAATTGATGTAAAATGGTTATGTATGAAAGTGATTCCA
This region includes:
- the LOC126775360 gene encoding serine/threonine-protein kinase Tao isoform X1, with the protein product MPRPGSLKDPDIAELFSKHDPEKIFEDLREIGHGSFGAVYYARCNLTKEIVAIKKMSYLGKQSEEKWQDILKEIKFLKQLDHPNTIEYKGCYKREHTAWLVMEYCVGSASDIIEVHKRPLREEEIAAICEGVVCGLSYLHSLGRIHRDIKAGNILLTENGTVKLADFGSASIKCPANSFVGTPYWMAPEVILAMDEGQYDGKVDVWSLGITCIELAERKPPYFNMNAMSALYHIAQNDSPTLQAPEWTDTFRYFVEACMQKNPQDRPSSTKLLSHPYITRPRSPNVLVDLIQRTKAAVRDLDNLNYRKMKKILMVDADNESAIGDSEETAEERSGGDSSKSNSATSEHSAAGASSQSSSSGSLRRRPHPLNANHQNQQQPQYQQYNHQPAHSARARKRWLYLCCCFIRRESESPIPGSHDDYVNREVLRDYANRDSLCDDYGDDYANREAIREAQREREREKQANEYREYVNAPSSWQQDSGDDNRNTQRRQSHRGVSNNVSAAISLVSEHGANNFATIRTTSIVTKQQKEHNQEMHEQMSGYKRMRREHQAALLKLEERCKADVEAHKAQLDREYDSLLQQLCRELERLQTKHAQELERKSKQNTAAEKKLIKDITARQEQERKAFETQRKREYKANKERWKKELSMDDATPKRQRDATLQSQKDNLKQAEAAEEARLVRSQREYLELELRRFRRRRMLALHHKEQELLREELNKRQTQLEQAHAMLLRHHEKTQELEYRQQKGVHALREEQLANQHATELANQRDYMQRAEHELRKKHALQLKQQPKSLKQKEMQIRKQFRETCKIQTRQYKALKAQILQMTPKEQQKEVIKSLKDEKRRKLVLLGEQYDQSISEMLQKQTVRLDESQMMECQQLKMQLGHELDMLTAYQSKSKMQAEAQRNRERRELEERVAVRRALLEQKMESECAQFVAERAERTRMLHERHERELEHFDNESARLGFSAMAIAEGSREGYGEEEQSLSGSMLSLAHSNSSASFPAGSL
- the LOC126775360 gene encoding serine/threonine-protein kinase Tao isoform X2 yields the protein MPRPGSLKDPDIAELFSKHDPEKIFEDLREIGHGSFGAVYYARCNLTKEIVAIKKMSYLGKQSEEKWQDILKEIKFLKQLDHPNTIEYKGCYKREHTAWLVMEYCVGSASDIIEVHKRPLREEEIAAICEGVVCGLSYLHSLGRIHRDIKAGNILLTENGTVKLADFGSASIKCPANSFVGTPYWMAPEVILAMDEGQYDGKVDVWSLGITCIELAERKPPYFNMNAMSALYHIAQNDSPTLQAPEWTDTFRYFVEACMQKNPQDRPSSTKLLSHPYITRPRSPNVLVDLIQRTKAAVRDLDNLNYRKMKKILMVDADNESAIGDSEETAEERSGGDSSKSNSATSEHSAAGASSQSSSSGSLRRRPHPLNANHQNQQQPQYQQYNHQPAHSARESESPIPGSHDDYVNREVLRDYANRDSLCDDYGDDYANREAIREAQREREREKQANEYREYVNAPSSWQQDSGDDNRNTQRRQSHRGVSNNVSAAISLVSEHGANNFATIRTTSIVTKQQKEHNQEMHEQMSGYKRMRREHQAALLKLEERCKADVEAHKAQLDREYDSLLQQLCRELERLQTKHAQELERKSKQNTAAEKKLIKDITARQEQERKAFETQRKREYKANKERWKKELSMDDATPKRQRDATLQSQKDNLKQAEAAEEARLVRSQREYLELELRRFRRRRMLALHHKEQELLREELNKRQTQLEQAHAMLLRHHEKTQELEYRQQKGVHALREEQLANQHATELANQRDYMQRAEHELRKKHALQLKQQPKSLKQKEMQIRKQFRETCKIQTRQYKALKAQILQMTPKEQQKEVIKSLKDEKRRKLVLLGEQYDQSISEMLQKQTVRLDESQMMECQQLKMQLGHELDMLTAYQSKSKMQAEAQRNRERRELEERVAVRRALLEQKMESECAQFVAERAERTRMLHERHERELEHFDNESARLGFSAMAIAEGSREGYGEEEQSLSGSMLSLAHSNSSASFPAGSL